In Methylacidiphilum infernorum V4, a single window of DNA contains:
- a CDS encoding sigma-54-dependent Fis family transcriptional regulator: MTEIIKEWENFALKNNFQPRVRNEIQKSWERCKQKGVDISNHSPLLPAGEKYPCLDLDPFAFLKPLFPLLRMQAIDFDCLITLVNSDGIVTFVDGPERLLEKANLYKLVIGSNWSEKYCGCSAIGIAIEEKKPISVIGPEHYCASLHNIWCTSAVIHKPESNELFMALTMIGDIAQNPIPISVAVTNTTLIETKLAKILYTDRVLLYNKFLEKKGISTSPAFLLIDSLGTILHCPEEIFDEFQITRYDPILIKNKPKPHFAQGQFFESDVILGKIAVPAVIEPVQYQNRTVGYIIELKNIFSSENYKSSPSSSLSPKTLRGQTNTLAPYSSDSIVGKSPAFVAAIEEAKIAAQNDLPVLLLGETGTGKEVFAKYIHLNSKRSKETFLALNCAAIPKDLVVSELFGFEGGTFTGSAKEGKKGKFLLAHKGTLFLDEIGELPFDIQGSLLRVLEEFEIFPIGAKSPVPVDVRIIAATNQDLSTYCSKGLFRKDLFYRLNIFPIQLPPLRERDNDIELLFVHFVNEISSQLKFTYPIPFNDVIPFLYQYHWPGNVRKLRNVAYRFVVKLLHKNSIKTNNLSELIKSIIDINKECKQSNNNIIIGNIESLNTNNNDNEIGLNYKIEIFNRALEKSKGNISKAAKLLGIHRTTLYRYLKKNYKY, encoded by the coding sequence ATGACCGAAATTATTAAGGAATGGGAAAATTTTGCTCTTAAGAATAATTTTCAACCAAGGGTAAGAAACGAAATCCAGAAAAGTTGGGAAAGATGTAAACAAAAGGGGGTAGATATTTCCAACCATTCCCCTCTCCTTCCCGCTGGAGAAAAATATCCTTGTTTAGATTTAGACCCGTTTGCTTTCCTTAAACCTCTTTTTCCCTTGCTTCGCATGCAAGCCATCGATTTTGACTGTTTAATAACCCTTGTTAATTCTGATGGGATAGTCACATTTGTAGACGGGCCCGAAAGATTATTAGAAAAAGCCAATTTATACAAGCTTGTCATAGGATCTAACTGGAGTGAAAAATATTGTGGGTGTTCAGCCATAGGCATTGCTATAGAAGAAAAAAAACCGATCTCAGTGATTGGCCCCGAACATTACTGCGCTTCCCTTCATAACATATGGTGCACTTCCGCAGTTATCCACAAACCTGAATCTAATGAGTTATTCATGGCTCTGACCATGATCGGAGACATTGCCCAAAATCCGATTCCCATTAGCGTTGCCGTAACCAATACTACGCTGATTGAAACCAAATTGGCAAAAATCCTTTATACCGATAGGGTCCTTCTCTACAATAAATTTTTAGAAAAAAAAGGAATTTCTACCTCTCCCGCCTTTCTCCTCATCGATTCCTTAGGCACAATTTTGCATTGTCCAGAAGAAATTTTCGACGAATTTCAAATCACACGATACGATCCGATACTGATTAAGAATAAACCAAAACCCCATTTTGCGCAGGGTCAGTTCTTCGAATCGGATGTTATTTTGGGAAAAATTGCCGTTCCAGCCGTGATCGAACCTGTTCAATACCAGAACAGGACAGTCGGATATATCATAGAACTTAAAAATATTTTTTCATCTGAAAATTATAAATCATCTCCCTCTTCCTCTCTCTCCCCTAAAACTTTAAGAGGTCAAACCAATACGCTAGCCCCCTATTCTTCAGATTCAATAGTTGGCAAGTCTCCTGCCTTTGTTGCGGCAATTGAAGAAGCCAAAATAGCTGCTCAAAATGATCTTCCCGTCCTCCTTTTAGGAGAAACGGGAACGGGAAAAGAAGTATTTGCCAAATACATACACCTGAACAGTAAAAGATCAAAAGAGACTTTTCTAGCTCTTAATTGTGCTGCCATACCCAAGGATCTTGTCGTCAGTGAGCTTTTCGGATTTGAAGGTGGGACCTTTACGGGATCCGCTAAAGAGGGAAAAAAAGGCAAATTTCTTCTTGCCCATAAAGGTACACTATTTTTAGATGAAATTGGTGAGCTCCCCTTTGATATTCAAGGATCTCTTCTTAGAGTCCTCGAGGAATTCGAAATTTTTCCTATTGGTGCTAAAAGTCCTGTTCCCGTTGACGTGCGAATTATTGCCGCAACCAACCAGGATCTTAGTACATATTGTTCTAAGGGATTATTTAGAAAAGATCTTTTCTATCGTTTAAATATTTTTCCTATTCAACTCCCTCCATTAAGAGAAAGAGACAATGATATAGAATTACTATTTGTTCACTTCGTAAACGAGATATCATCACAATTGAAATTTACTTATCCTATTCCCTTTAACGATGTTATACCGTTTTTATATCAATATCATTGGCCTGGAAACGTTAGAAAATTAAGGAATGTTGCTTATAGATTTGTAGTGAAATTGTTGCATAAGAACAGTATTAAAACAAATAACTTATCAGAATTAATAAAAAGCATAATAGATATCAATAAAGAATGTAAACAATCTAATAATAATATCATTATCGGAAACATTGAGAGTTTGAATACAAATAATAATGATAATGAAATAGGATTAAATTACAAGATAGAAATTTTTAATAGAGCATTAGAAAAATCTAAAGGGAATATTAGTAAAGCAGCCAAACTTTTAGGAATACATAGGACAACATTATATAGATACTTAAAGAAAAATTATAAGTATTAA
- the arsB gene encoding ACR3 family arsenite efflux transporter produces MGFFEKYLTLWVALCIGVGIFIGKMFPALFKFLGSLELMHVNLVVGIFVWLMIIPMLMKIDFGALHQVTRHIKGMMVTLIVNWAIKPFSMAFLGWLFLKKIFYSYLPADQIDSYIAGLILLAAAPCTAMVFVWSHLCLGDPYFTLCQVALNDTIMIFAFAPIVGILLGISSLHVPWGTLLLSVAFYIVLPLLIGQGLRTKILKEGGSEKLHQVLNFLHLPTLVALLATLVLLFGFQGKIIVQNPFVILLIALPIILQVYFNSAFAYFLNRIFKVEHCAAGPSALIGASNFFELAVATAISLFGLESGAALATVVGVLIEVPVMLSVVEIVKRTKNWYER; encoded by the coding sequence ATGGGGTTTTTCGAAAAATACCTCACCCTATGGGTCGCTTTATGCATCGGGGTTGGAATTTTTATCGGAAAAATGTTCCCTGCGCTTTTTAAATTTCTAGGAAGCCTAGAACTTATGCACGTAAACCTGGTAGTTGGGATTTTTGTTTGGCTCATGATCATACCGATGCTGATGAAGATCGACTTTGGTGCCCTTCACCAGGTGACCAGGCACATAAAGGGGATGATGGTTACGCTTATCGTCAATTGGGCGATTAAACCCTTTTCAATGGCTTTTTTGGGATGGCTTTTTCTAAAAAAGATTTTTTACTCTTACCTTCCGGCCGATCAAATCGACTCTTATATTGCCGGGCTCATTTTGCTTGCAGCAGCCCCCTGTACAGCCATGGTCTTTGTATGGAGCCATCTCTGTCTTGGAGATCCCTATTTTACACTCTGTCAAGTCGCCCTTAACGACACCATCATGATTTTTGCCTTTGCCCCTATTGTAGGAATTTTGCTCGGTATCTCCTCTCTTCATGTCCCTTGGGGCACTCTTCTCCTTTCTGTCGCTTTTTACATCGTTCTCCCCCTGCTGATAGGTCAAGGGTTGAGAACAAAAATACTAAAAGAGGGGGGCAGTGAAAAACTTCATCAGGTATTGAACTTCCTTCATCTGCCTACACTTGTCGCTCTTCTGGCGACCCTCGTTTTGCTCTTTGGATTTCAGGGAAAGATTATTGTCCAGAACCCTTTTGTAATTTTACTTATCGCCCTGCCCATCATCCTGCAGGTTTATTTTAATTCAGCTTTTGCCTATTTTTTGAATCGTATCTTTAAAGTTGAGCATTGTGCAGCAGGTCCTTCTGCCTTGATTGGAGCGAGCAACTTTTTTGAACTTGCCGTGGCCACCGCCATTAGTCTCTTTGGCCTGGAATCAGGAGCGGCACTGGCGACCGTCGTCGGCGTTTTGATTGAAGTCCCCGTGATGCTTTCGGTTGTGGAGATCGTTAAAAGGACAAAAAACTGGTATGAGCGATAG